CCTATTATCCTTACAAAGTTTGTGGCATTGAAAAGGATTTTATGCTGAACACTTTATTACATCGTGCGACCCTTGAGTGTAGCTTTGCAAGTTGTCATAGCTGCCCTAGTGATTGCACCAGTATCGATGCATTAGCAGCCTCAATTGGCTGCTTTTTTAGATCTCACCTTGTTAGTCAAATAGGTAGCTATAAGTGACTTCAAATAATTCGTCGGCAACTACTCAAGTGATTGAGCAAGTTGAGCAAGATATTGAACGACGTTCACTTAACGGATGTTATATCTATTTATTAGGCTGGCTAGCGATAGGAATTGGCACTGATTTTTATCGCGAGCAGAGCGAATGGTTTTATGGCATTGCTGGCGCATTATTATTGCTCGGCGCTTTTCGTATTGTCTTTTACTTTAGCTCGAAATCACTAAAGCAATATAGCCATAAAGTTTGGTGGTTATTGTTGCGTGCAAGTGTGCTGCTGCCCTGTCTTATTTTCAGCTCTGTATTCGCGCTCTCTATGTTGCTACCAAAATTTGAGCCTTTGTTTATCTACGTCTTTATGACGATATTTGCGTTAGTAAGTAGTGGAACGGTGACCTATTCCCTAGATAAGTCTTTGTACACTAGTTACCTAGCATCAAATACGGTGATTCCAATTATCACTGTGGTGCTAATGTCGGACTCTGTAGTGGCTCAACTTGAAGTTGGTATGCTGTTTTTTTACAGCATTTATATGTTATTTCAAGGGCGACAGTTGAACAAAGAATACCTAGAAAAATTAACTCAGAAGCAAACCTTAAAAGAGCTATCAATAAAAGATGCGTTAACCGGCATATATAACCGCCGCCACTTTGATCAGTACCTAGCACATGCATGGGATGCAAATATGCGCCGCCAAACAACCTTGTCGATTGTAATTGTTGATATTGATTACTTTAAGAAAGTGAATGATCGGTATGGTCATCCTGCGGGTGACGAAACTATTAAGCACATTGCCAGCGCGATGAAGTCAACATTCCAACGAGATACCGATATTGTTGCGCGTATAGGGGGGGAAGAGTTTGCGGTTATCGTTACTGGTACCGAGCAAACTGACGTGTTTAACCTAGTAGAAGCGCTACGTGAAGAGATCAGTTCCTCGACGATTTATTTTAATCAACATGACTTTTCAGTCTCCGTGAGTGCAGGAATTTATTCATTAGTACCTGGTCAACAAAGCAGCGCCAGTAATTTGATGAGCGGCGCCGATAAGGCACTTTATCAAGCGAAAGCTAATGGTCGAAACTGCACGGTAATTAATAAGGGTTAGGCTTAGCTAACGCCAATAGTTAGTGAGTTGTTGTCTATACGGTAATTAACACGCGTTTTTTCTCGCGCCGTACTTGCCTTCCTTGGTTATTTTCCCTACAATACGCGACCTTAAATCAGCCGCAAGTTTTGTTCCTTGCCTCAACACTGGTGTTGGCTGAGCCAGATACGAGGCTACAACCGTAAGGAGCTCGTAATGCGTCATTACGAAATCGTATTTATGGTTCACCCTGATCAGAGTGAACAAGTACCTGGCATGATCCAGCGTTACTCAGACATGATCACAGCTGCTGAAGGCTCAATCACACGTCTTGAAGACTGGGGTCGTCGTCAATTAGCTTACCCAATCAACAAACTACACAAGGCACACTACGTTTTAATGAACGTTGAAGCGCCTCAGTCAGTTATTGATGAATTAGAAACTTCTTTCCGTTACAACGACGTGGTTCTACGTAACATGATCATGCGCACTAAAGGCGCGGTAACTGAAGCGTCTCCTATGGCGACTGCTAAAGATGACCGTCGCGAAGCTAAGAAAGAGGTTACTGAAAAGCCAGCTGAAGCTCCTAAGAAAGAAGAAGCTGCTGCTGAATAATTAGTAATCCGTGACTAACAGCTTCGTTCTTGTTGGTAATGTGGCAAGCTCACTGAAATTATCAACTAGCCCTGCGGGGGTTCACCACTGTCAGTTTAGTATCGAACATCGTTCAATCCAGGTTGAAGATGGCTTAAGCCGACAAGCATTCGTTAGAATGAAAGTGGTCGCAACAGGCGAATGGTCACAACGATTAGCAAGTGAATTAATTGAGGGCATGCAAA
This Thalassotalea euphylliae DNA region includes the following protein-coding sequences:
- a CDS encoding GGDEF domain-containing protein, with amino-acid sequence MTSNNSSATTQVIEQVEQDIERRSLNGCYIYLLGWLAIGIGTDFYREQSEWFYGIAGALLLLGAFRIVFYFSSKSLKQYSHKVWWLLLRASVLLPCLIFSSVFALSMLLPKFEPLFIYVFMTIFALVSSGTVTYSLDKSLYTSYLASNTVIPIITVVLMSDSVVAQLEVGMLFFYSIYMLFQGRQLNKEYLEKLTQKQTLKELSIKDALTGIYNRRHFDQYLAHAWDANMRRQTTLSIVIVDIDYFKKVNDRYGHPAGDETIKHIASAMKSTFQRDTDIVARIGGEEFAVIVTGTEQTDVFNLVEALREEISSSTIYFNQHDFSVSVSAGIYSLVPGQQSSASNLMSGADKALYQAKANGRNCTVINKG
- the rpsF gene encoding 30S ribosomal protein S6, with the protein product MRHYEIVFMVHPDQSEQVPGMIQRYSDMITAAEGSITRLEDWGRRQLAYPINKLHKAHYVLMNVEAPQSVIDELETSFRYNDVVLRNMIMRTKGAVTEASPMATAKDDRREAKKEVTEKPAEAPKKEEAAAE
- the priB gene encoding primosomal replication protein N, encoding MTNSFVLVGNVASSLKLSTSPAGVHHCQFSIEHRSIQVEDGLSRQAFVRMKVVATGEWSQRLASELIEGMQIQVTGFINRHESRTGNPVLALHAQQIEMI